AATGCGTACATTCAACTTTCCTTATTTAAATCTTACTACTCATTCACTAAAGGAAAGGAGACTCGATTGCGATTGGCTCCTAAGACAATGGCTAACCGGTGGTAACGACACCAATTAAATATCAACACAGAAAGTTCCTCAGTGAATATATATAATGGAGAGAAAATTGAACTTGGATTTGAAACTCTTCGGTTGCATCTAAATCAAATTAGTTAACATTTTCGTATCGACTCGCTCTGCACTTGTGATTTCctcggtttttattttttttctgctgttgtCGCTCGAGCTTACTTTATTTCGGCTCTTCGTTATTGAATGTAAACCTCCATAATTATTTCCTTCGTGTACACCTGCCTGTAATTTCCCCTACTCTTTCACATTAATGTCCATTTGTTTTTGGTCGCTTCCGATCATTCGTTAACGTTCTTGTTATAAATCAAACGCGAACCGCCAGTCGTTCGTTTTAAGATCGGTTATTGGTGTTCTACTTTCCTTTTCATTCGTAACTCTACTCTGTTATGCTGTTTACTGAAATGCAGTTCAATTATCAAGTTCATCACGTTACGATACgcttaaaacatattttttcggttttcaaaaaaatccttgcgagtttcttttttatatttccatcATCGTCTTTCTTGGTGACAATTTATTGATTATGTATGGAGAAAttacaacccccccccccccccccacatacACACTCACTCACACCATCCTCTCAtcctctaaaccaatcacatgcGGAGCTAAAAACAGTCGCGACTAGttcacccgcgttttcccgcgcttcaagcaatttgcttgtttttattttaagtagtGATTGGTTCCTTCTGACATTAACCTTTGACCTGactggccgttgtgattactttagTTTGGAATTCGTGTAGTCAAACTTAAATGTCTCTAACATGAAATTAAGAAGACCTTTCCTGTTAATCAATGAAATGTTGAAAGCGGATGAAAACGTCATAATAGTTATCAATGGTAATATCTACAGTTGCTTAGTgaggttatttttaatcctaataaataaacatttaaagaGACTTTAATAGTTGGcgggatcattagttgatccaataccaactAACATCCCAAGAATTGTACGGCAGACAGTACGGAGAATTACTTGTGAGAtcgggagtgaaagggttaaaaactaactgatttttcttcaagtttagccaaaataaaaaatttgtatagtttcaaatggtaaaatgacCCGAAAGGAATAATAATGATCTAAAACAGATCAAGaagggagaaatttgaaaagattgcAAACCACAAACGTGAGAACGGTTCTTCAATATTCACAGACAGTGACGTAGTTACCTTTAAATCACATGGTAATCTTTTATGTTTGTTCATGCACCGCCTGTTCCGCATTCGACAAACAACACGCCAATTTTGTTTCCCTTCATGACTGTCACTTTTCTAATAGGTTTACAACAAAATATCATAACTTTTCAGCAAATATTACGAAGAAATGGAGTTCACCAATAAGGTGAGTTATGTTTTTCATTAGTAATAACTAAAATACGACAGATAAATAACTTAAATCTCGGTTATTTATGGGAATTCAGCTGTTAACTCAATATCGGGTAATAAGCCGTCTATTTGAACACTCCACACCAAACGATGGGCTATGAGTCTAGACAACGGAGAGGTTTTTGATTCTGAAGTTCGCATTCATGAGGGggaaaaagctgaaattttaaaGAGCCGCGGATTTCAGACTTTCGTGAGCGATTTGGAAACCAAATTTGCATTGTTAACTTTCGATTCTATTCCTTGTTCTCgcctattttatttattatcattgaGTCAAAACATCgataaattgaaatttaaacgAGTTTTCAGTTTGATGAAAATGACGcgtttttcatttgaaacaaactttcaatgtaaattgatatttaaaagtATATCGAATTAAATCTACTCAGTTATGTATCTAGGtcaaatttttatatttttatgcaTAATTAAAATGTCAGCCACATCATGAGTTCTCACCACATCACGTCTGTATATATGATAAATTTCCTGCTTAAATGCTAAATGCTAACATGTCGTATCCAAACttgaatttatttacaatttacTGAGTATTTTAACATGATTCGTGTGCACGCGAACGAGATTAGTGAAATGTTTTCCGTGACTTTTGGCGATTTAAATGTACGAAGGATGTCGGACTCGTCTCCAGTCATCTTTCATTTGTCTATGGAAGAGTACGAGTGAGACGGGAATGAGTCTGATTGATACGCAACGAAGGAGATGGCGGGAAAGTATTTTCTTCCCATATCTCGTTGTGCGCCTATGCAGAGataacttgaagaaaaattcaccAACTAATCACGCTAATATTTAGTTCATGTacaaatcatttattttgtttttttttcttctttgaatagGACGAGTATGAACAATTCCTAAAAAGTCCAGATAACAAAGATAAGCTGATAGTGATCGACTTTTATGCGGATTGGTGTGGTCCGTGCAGAAAAATCAAACCAGCTTTCAGGGTGAGTGATGAGATAAAGAACGGACGTTAGAAGAgcacggggggggggggggtttaagATACATGTGAACCGTACCCCTCTCCTCTGGTATAAAAATTTGGAACGAAAGGTACCTTGATTTTCTTCTGAATTCCAATATAACGGTGACATTTAAGTCCCCAGCTCCACCCCCTTAccccacttttttttttatcgtggtTTCGTCATTCTTCGGTTTGTGACTGTATTAATGAGATATTGACAGATGTAGTTGCTCCAAATAAACATTTCTACTTCAGTTATCTTGAATGAAACATCTGTGTATATGTGTGAGGGCGGAAATTTGCGCCCAAAAGATTGGtgtaaaaaatttgcattttcttttaacagAAACTCGCTGCCAAGTTTACTGATGTAGTCTTCGCAAAAATTGATGTTGACGAAGCTGAAGTAAGTGAACAACTATTAAACAGAAAGACACAAacagtgaataaaaaaaaaattttactttaatgATAGTTGATATTAGCAAACAGTGACGATGTGACTAAGATGACATTTATAGTCAAGATTACATATGACGACACGTGATAACACCTGACAACACGTTTCtttagctcagtggtagagtatcGGAGCGCAAAGTCCGAAGTTTTGATGTTCCATTCCTCGTGAGAGAATcagatgtttttctttgttctgtgaTCTTGATAAAAAGATAAACAGCATTCTTTAAGGTGTTGTTGCTGTCTCTATTTTTCTGTTGGTAAATGACATCAATATGTCATGATAGCCTTGGATGGGGAAAAAGGGCAGGTCATTATGCGTTAGATGTGtattgttttgtctttgtagGCCATAGCCGAGGCGGAAAACGTAGAAGTCATGCCtacatttgttttttacaaGAATGGAAACAAGGTAATCGAAACAAGGCACTTAAAGAAGAACTTACACGAGTTTTAATACAAGTGACAAAATAAGTGGGCATGCTCAGCTCGCGTGAACAGAGACAATCATTGCGCAAAATGACTGCCGTCTGAAAAGTCTCACTATTCAAGTAGGCCGACACTGGCCGCGCATGCACATTTATTTTTTCCGCTGTGCTGTTTTACCTTCTAAAACACAGGCATGTGTTTTTCGAACGATAATGGcgataacaaaaaattttgggCATGCTAACGTTATATGATACCTCTCGCTTAAAGTTCAATGtctttaaccctctaacccTGAGGGCGACAAGCATCTCATTTCTCACTACGGTATCActcctgaataaaacattaggCTCGTGAGAATTAAGCATATGATCCCAAATttgaaaagctcttgattttcatctaaattctccttgccaattccataagaaatgtatagagaacagtatggagaataaaaATGCTGATATCAGGGTGTAAAAAGTTGACTGAAactatttgctttgtttttctttttattccagTTACATTCATTCAGTGGATCAAACGAAAAGGActtagaagaaaaaataaaagaacttaAGTAGTATTCTTTCCTACATTTAACaaggacaaaattaaaaactttccttttctgTTATGACAATATTTTGACCGAAAGAATCACTCATATATTGATTTTAATGGAACCTAATGTCGATGTTATTGTTGTAACTTTTGTGGAAATTCGAAACATGATTTATGATTTATATTGAGTTTGTACCtaagatttttattttgtatctgGGTCAGGATAACCAAAGCGAACTGGGACCTAACTTGTGCTGATGACTCACCAAACACTCTCAGTTCGTCTCAACATTTTATACGCAGACCCGCTGACGAAATCCCATCTCACTTTCCTTACCTCAGCCCTAGAGTTTCAGTAGTAAAACTcgtttctcctttgtttttccGTTGTCGTGATGGCGGCAGCACAATATGCGatcattttgaaaacagagaaagactGGGTGACTTGTTTGGGTTCAGGGAAGGGGTGTGGGTAGGTGGAGAGAGGGGTTGGGGCTGCTGAAGTagaacggggggggggggatggagATGGAGAGTTTCTTTCAGAGTCTGAAATTTACGTCTTTTACTTCTGCTCCCTTATATCTCTGTCTACGTTTCCAGTCATGAACCagggagaaaaaagagaaaaggaatgCATGAGAAAATTGAGGAGGTAGAGAAAACACATGGAATGCGCGCAAAAATGAAGACGAGAAAAAGTAATGGCGAGGGTATACTTAGTTTAGGGGTTTGGAATGGGGTGGGGTCACGAGGAGACTCCTTGCAATTGGAAGAGAAGCACGAGGAATCACACCAAGGGTGTGTGCACAGGGGCGAGGTGCGGAGAACTGAGAACGACCGAGAAACTGAGAACGGGGAACGTAAGATGTCTTTGGGGCAACCATAGAGTAACCACGCAGAGAATGCATCGAAAAAAGTTAATTCACGTCATGAAAATGGCACTAAATAAATGTCGTTTTAATGGTCACATATTACAAGAAATGGCTCAAGTAAAGAACCGAAAAAGGTGATTTATTCTTGCTTTGATGAGATTCTTTGTTCTAAATAATTACAAACTTTTTTCTTATCGTTCTGGAGGAATGAAAGTGTCATCAATTTGATCCGTCATATTGAAAATGACATGGGGATTGTTTCAAGGCGTACTGCCAAACTTCTCAGAACGTTCGGATGAGGTACTTACTTCAACTTGAAATCGCTCAGG
This is a stretch of genomic DNA from Pocillopora verrucosa isolate sample1 chromosome 12, ASM3666991v2, whole genome shotgun sequence. It encodes these proteins:
- the LOC131799898 gene encoding thioredoxin; translation: MEFTNKDEYEQFLKSPDNKDKLIVIDFYADWCGPCRKIKPAFRKLAAKFTDVVFAKIDVDEAEAIAEAENVEVMPTFVFYKNGNKLHSFSGSNEKDLEEKIKELK